A genome region from Bemisia tabaci chromosome 3, PGI_BMITA_v3 includes the following:
- the LOC109030623 gene encoding uncharacterized protein, whose amino-acid sequence MPNNVSKRNSRSGKSKTGQYSYSQSTLPVPGSVKNFFEVSGHAFIELSTNQRLSKINKSLKLPVLNPASISRTQTFLGAATIKSSVSTCQTERRELVDDNSVKSETNSQPSFIRSLSASESESWSDDLENEATAHLLANLTHIDDMLYCTSPVTSNQELFHEIKLWQSRFPFLRVVGKKVKILDNSTSINQETSREKEEVIFNDTNLTSTDLEPVTSNSGNIVHLKKQLRRSVIDHLTTHFIYAMKDEIIQCSKHEICKPASKVNKAPTCRVDKISDINDNSLRVHDLDNILNISPISLKATGPKSNYLSSFSTNRVRSIQAKSSVSQPIHLRIEQRTSTKITQQPFRNATDNVKISIVANLSKTSKPAKKSSELKLRKDNLKTSKNIESSTSNRSRFCTLPPLKTPGLRPTSAIYSSFKKLPSDSRPTSSFILAPSALMNESSENDLSL is encoded by the exons ATGCCGAATAACGTTTCCAAAAGAAATTCACGGTCTGGCAAATCGAAAACGGGGCAGTATTCCTATTCTCAATCCACTTTACCAGTCCCTGGCTCCgtcaaaaatttttt TGAAGTTAGTGGTCATGCTTTCATCGAGTTATCAACAAATCAGAGACTCAGTAAAATCAATAAATCACTGAAGCTACCAGTCTTAAACCCTGCCAGTATTTCAAGAACGCAAACATTTCTTGGAGCTGCTACCATCAAGTCATCTGTCTC AACATGTCAAACCGAACGAAGAGAATTAGTCGACGATAACAGCGTTAAATCAGAGACCAACTCTCAACCATCTTTTATTCGTAGTTTGTCAGCATCTGAGTCGGAATCCTGGTCTGAT GACTTAGAAAATGAAGCAACTGCTCACTTACTTGCCAATTTGACACATATAGACGATATGTTGTATTGCACTTCACCAGTTACGAGTAACCAAGAACTATTTCACGAGATCAAGCTATGGCAAAGccgttttccttttttaag GGTGGTTGGCAAAAAAGTGAAGATACTGGATAACAGTACCAGCATCAACCAAGAAACCAgtagagagaaagaagaagtcATTTTTAATGACACTAATCTCACCAGTACTGACCTTGAACCAGTAACATCCAACTCAGGGAATATTGTACACCTGAAAAAGCAACTCAGAAGGTCCGTGATCGACCATCTGACAACTCACTTCATTTATGCCATGAAAGATGAAATTATTCAGTGTTCAAAACATGAAATCTGTAAACCAGCATCAAAAGTAAATAAAGCTCCAACCTGCCGTGTTGATAAAATTTCTGACATTAATGACAATAGTCTGCGAGTACATGATTTGgataatattttgaatatttcaccAATATCACTCAAGGCAACAGGGCCAAAATCAAATTACTTGTCATCGTTTTCAACCAATAGAGTGAGAAGTATACAGGCAAAATCCTCTGTTAGTCAACCAATCCATCTTCGCATTGAGCAGAGAACATCGACCAAAATCACTCAACAACCTTTCAGAAATGCAACCGATAATGTGAAAATCAGTATCGTGGCAAATTTAAGCAAAACTTCCAAGCCTGCCAAAAAATCTTCCGAACTGAAATTGAG GAAGGACAACCTGAAGACCTCCAAAAATATCGAATCATCAACTTCAAATCGATCTCGTTTTTGTACCCTGCCACCGTTGAAAACCCCTGGACTACGCCCTACCTCAGCAATATACAGTAGCTTCAAAAAGCTTCCCAGCGATTCTAGACCAACGTCATCTTTCATCCTTGCTCCTTCAGCACTAATGAATGAATCCTCGGAAAACGATTTATCTTTATGA